In Penicillium oxalicum strain HP7-1 chromosome I, whole genome shotgun sequence, a single window of DNA contains:
- a CDS encoding Beta-glucosidase 1B: protein MALNLPQAPLPGDFQWGFATASYQIEGAVDEDGRGKSIWDTFCHLEPTRTKGANGDIACDHYHRFDEDFDLLSKYGAKAYRLSLSWSRIIPLGGRNDPINEKGIAFYNQLIDALLARGITPWVTLYHWDLPQRLHDRYGGWLNIEESQLDFERYAKVCYERFGDRVKHWITLNEPWIVSIFGYSTGGNAPGRSSTNPQSTEGNSATEPWIVGKALILSHARAVRLYNKEFRVSQKGQVGISLNGDYYEPWNAQDERDHQAAERRMEFHIGWFANPICLAEDYPECMREQLGDRLPKFTEAEFALLREADVDFYGMNYYTSQFARHCDAPAMEDDYKGNVEEFQENNRGLSVGEPSGVHWLRSTPDLFRKHLTRVYRKYKKPIYITENGCPCPGEDKMEVEEAVNDTYRVRYFQDHINAVALSRSEDGSDIRGYFAWSLLDNLAGGAATALCRWDALARELYLQRSSGVLEELVNRCFDLFFDYLFPLIPLVHEHSIRQGLSYFVQRDETHIARGASVNLVDGYQNLKFPELWPDMTFTLISAVCAEVAFLLPKNIFPDGDLVADVFLQASRSCLATYLEADLEYPNANSVVIRYLHSNCMHAAGKPRLSWHIFGEATRLAQVLQMHDEASIKGLHPLEAEFRRRAFWITYIGDKSAAILNNRPITIHKFSFESGISIGHPTGVDDEFVATPGNTNADGPSPRKSFLTGFNANLRLWQLASDLLLEIRLIESRKIGPMGPLHAFSPEERLRLDQLYVLFVTSLDDLPPPLQDHQLLANAQFDKDTIDRLSRTYTIQAANLYVSLHCLKMVIAQKFEEIQYFPTDHGELLLLRKTEIARGMLKTIRDAPFWALQVNGEPCVEKIRLIGASLLEIIDQHENSPLSARAQADLSVLLDILTRLDSKASDTLRRSV, encoded by the exons ATGGCACTTAATTTGCCGCAAGCGCCATTGCCTGGCGATTTCCAATGGGGCTTTGCCACGGCTTCCTACCAAATTGAAGGAGCGGTCGATGAGGACGGCCGAGGAAAGTCAATCTGGGACACTTTCTGTCATTTGGAACCAACAAGAACGAAAGGTGCTAATGGTGACATCGCTTGTGACCACTACCATCGCTTCGATGAGGATTTCGATCTCCTGTCCAAGTACGGCGCAAAAGCATACCGGCTTTCACTCTCATGGTCGAGAATTATTCCATTGGGGGGCCGTAATGATCCCATCAATGAAAAAGGCATTGCCTTCTACAACCAACTGATCGACGCTCTGTTGGCACGAGGCATCACCCCATGGGTGACATTGTATCACTGGGATCTGCCCCAGCGTCTCCATGACAGATACGGAGGTTGGCTCAACATCGAAGAGTCTCAGTTGGATTTTGAGCGGTACGCAAAGGTCTGCTATGAGCGCTTCGGGGATCGCGTCAAACACTGGATCACTCTGAATGAGCCCTGGATTGTATCGATTTTT GGCTACTCCACTGGAGGCAACGCACCAGGACGAAGTAGTACAAATCCTCAGTCCACGGAGGGCAACTCTGCCACTGAGCCATGGATTGTTGGAAAAGCCCTTATTTTGAGCCACGCTCGCGCGGTGAGACTTTACAATAAAGAGTTTAGAGTCTCGCAAAAGGGCCAAGTTGGCATCTCGTTGAACGGGGACTACTATGAGCCTTGGAATGCGCAAGATGAGCGCGATCATCAGGCCGCCGAGCGTCGAATGGAATTTCATATTGGCTGGTTTGCCAATCCAATTTG CCTGGCAGAGGACTATCCCGAGTGTATGAGAGAGCAGCTAGGTGACCGTTTGCCCAAGTTCACTGAAGCGGAATTTGCACTGCTTCGCGAGGCCGATGTGGACTTTTACGGCATGAATTACTATACCTCTCAATTCGCGCGTCATTGCGATGCACCAGCTATGGAAGATGATTACAAGGGAAACGTCGAAGAATTTCAAGAGAACAATCGTGGCTTGTCGGTTGGAGAGCCCTCCGGCGTCCACTGGCTACGATCGACACCCGATCTGTTCCGGAAGCACTTGACTCGGGTCTATCGAAAATACAAAAAGCCAATATATATCACCGAGAATGGATGTCCCTGCCCTGGTGAAGACAAGATGGAAGTTGAGGAGGCAGTGAATGATACTTATCGGGTTCGCTACTTTCAGGATCACATCAACGCCGTTGCCTTGTCGCGCAGTGAGGATGGCTCAGATATCAGAGGCTACTTCGCATGGTCGCTCCTAGATAACTTAG CTGGAGGAGCCGCCACAGCTCTGTGCCGATGGGATGCCCTTGCTCGAGAACTCTACCTGCAGCGCTCATCTGGTGTCTTGGAGGAACTTGTCAATCGCTGCTTTGATTTGTTCTTCGACTACCTGTTTCCTCTCATTCCTCTTGTTCATGAGCACAGTATTCGGCAGGGATTGAGCTATTTCGTTCAGCGTGATGAGACTCACATAGCCAGAGGGGCCAGTGTGAATCTGGTAGATGGGTATCAAAATTTGAAATTTCCTGAACTGTGGCCGGACATGACCTTCACTCTTATCTCGGCTGTCTGTGCTGAAGTGGCGTTTCTTCTCCCCAAGAACATTTTTCCGGATGGTGACCTAGTTGCAGATGTCTTTCTACAGGCCTCCCGCAGTTGTCTAGCCACATATCTCGAGGCAGACTTGGAATATCCCAATGCCAATTCCGTTGTCATCAGGTACCTGCATTCCAATTGTATGCACGCCGCTGGAAAGCCAAGGCTCTCATGGCACATTTTCGGCGAAGCAACTCGGCTGGCCCAAGTGCTTCAAATGCACGATGAGGCGTCAATCAAAGGTCTTCATCCCCTCGAGGCCGAGTTTCGTCGCAGGGCATTCTGGATTACTTATATTGGGGACAAGTCTGCTGCAATTCTGAACAACCGTCCGATTACTATTCACAAGTTCTCCTTTGAATCAGGGATCTCCATCGGTCATCCTACTGGTGTCGACGACGAATTCGTAGCGACACCAGGAAATACAAATGCGGACGGTCCAAGTCCCCGGAAAAGCTTTTTGACCGGATTCAATGCCAATTTACGTCTTTGGCAGTTAGCATCGGACCTTCTTTTGGAGATTCGTCTGATCGAAAGCCGTAAGATAGGGCCAATGGGGCCCCTTCATGCTTTCTCACCTGAAGAAAGACTACGGTTGGATCAGCTCTACGTCCTCTTCGTCACTTCTCTGGACgatcttccccctcctctaCAAGATCATCAACTTCTGGCAAATGCTCAATTTGACAAAGATACCATCGATCGCTTGTCACGAACCTACACTATCCAAGCGGCGAATCTGTACGTCTCCCTTCATTGCCTTAAAATGGTCATTGCGCAAAAGTTTGAAGAGATTCAATATTTCCCCACGGATCACGGCGAGTTGTTGCTTTTGAGGAAAACCGAAATTGCTCGGGGCATGCTAAAAACCATCCGAGATGCCCCCTTCTGGGCACTCCAAGTCAACGGCGAGCCCTGC GTGGAGAAGATACGCTTGATCGGCGCAAGCCTTTTGGAAATTATTGATCAGCATGAGAATTCACCCCTGTCTGCTCGTGCGCAGGCAGATCTCTCTGTGCTTCTTGATATTTTGACTCGACTTGATTCCAAGGCATCGGATACTTTACGTCGATCGGTTTGA